One genomic segment of Desulfomicrobium sp. ZS1 includes these proteins:
- a CDS encoding pyruvate formate lyase family protein, which yields MTRFTCGCMSPQEERLHDKIEGKEDKFRKTHERVFRMVEKFDGTKPRIDIERALYFTKSMEKTEGEMLCLRWAKAMYNIAENMTVYVQDDQLILGRGGYDGGRYGILYPELDGDFLDIAVKELPNRKTSPASITPEDAKRVIEEIAPYWKGKTFHEKLNASLPEDVHKLTYDDPEGLLSRYIVNETASFRSSIQWVHDYEKVLKRGFNDIKREAQEKLAVLDPLDPQDTMEKKPFLDAIVIICDAIVLWAKRHATLARECAAKEQNPVRKAELLRMADNAERVPGEPARDFWEACQSMWFVAMFSRLEQKTGTTISNGRMDQYFAPFYTKDLEEGSIDELKAMELLECLWVNMAEFIDMYISPTGGAFNEGYAHWEAVTVGGQTREGYDATNELTHLILKSKREFPLHYPDLAARIHSCAPDSYLWDVAETIKDGSGFPKLINDEEVVPLYVSKGATFAEAYDYAVSGCSEARMPNRDTYTSGGAYINFVAALEMALRNGKMKKYGDIQLGLETGDPLGFACWEDLWEAYKAQHIHFLRAAFIQQYNIINIRRETFAQPMGSAIHDLCMEHCMDLHQQNRIPGGINLGYFEYIGLGTVVDSLAAMKKLVFEDKKLTMKQILDAMEANFVGYEDVEALLRSAPCFGNNDPYADSIGKAIDELSVKYANKYNASLGIHNDVRYVPFTSHVPFGKVSCATPNGRREYTPLSDGSSASHGADVNGPSAVLLSNYYTKNYGMRDRAARLLNIKFTPKCVEGEQGTEKLVSFMRTICDLKLWHAQFNVVNRDTLIAAKKDPQKYRNLIVRIAGYSAYFVDLSPDLQDDLIARTEHDAL from the coding sequence ATGACTCGCTTTACATGTGGATGCATGTCGCCTCAGGAAGAACGTCTTCACGACAAGATTGAAGGAAAAGAAGATAAATTTCGCAAGACCCATGAACGCGTTTTTAGGATGGTTGAAAAGTTTGATGGCACCAAACCACGCATCGATATCGAGCGTGCCCTTTACTTCACCAAGTCCATGGAGAAAACGGAAGGGGAGATGCTTTGCCTTCGCTGGGCCAAGGCCATGTACAACATTGCCGAGAACATGACCGTTTACGTGCAGGACGACCAGCTTATTCTTGGACGCGGCGGATATGATGGCGGCCGTTACGGCATTCTCTATCCCGAGCTGGACGGAGACTTCCTCGATATCGCGGTGAAGGAGCTGCCTAATCGCAAGACCTCTCCCGCGTCAATAACACCCGAAGATGCCAAGCGCGTCATCGAGGAGATCGCCCCATACTGGAAGGGCAAGACTTTTCATGAAAAGCTCAACGCCTCCTTGCCCGAGGACGTTCACAAGCTGACTTACGATGATCCCGAGGGCCTGCTGTCCCGCTACATCGTTAATGAAACCGCTTCATTTCGTTCCTCCATTCAGTGGGTGCATGACTACGAAAAGGTGCTAAAGCGCGGTTTCAACGACATCAAGCGCGAAGCCCAGGAAAAGCTCGCCGTCCTGGATCCGTTGGATCCCCAGGACACGATGGAAAAGAAGCCCTTCCTTGATGCCATTGTCATCATTTGCGACGCCATCGTGCTGTGGGCCAAACGTCACGCAACGTTGGCTCGTGAGTGCGCCGCCAAGGAACAAAATCCGGTTCGCAAGGCGGAACTGCTCCGCATGGCGGACAACGCCGAGCGTGTGCCCGGCGAACCGGCCCGCGACTTCTGGGAAGCTTGCCAGAGCATGTGGTTCGTGGCCATGTTTTCCCGCCTTGAACAGAAGACCGGCACCACCATCTCCAACGGGCGCATGGATCAGTACTTCGCTCCCTTCTACACGAAGGACCTGGAGGAGGGCAGTATCGACGAGCTCAAGGCCATGGAACTGCTCGAATGCCTTTGGGTCAATATGGCGGAATTCATTGATATGTATATTTCCCCCACGGGCGGCGCATTCAATGAAGGTTATGCCCACTGGGAAGCAGTCACCGTTGGCGGCCAGACCCGCGAGGGCTATGACGCAACCAACGAGCTGACGCATCTGATACTGAAATCAAAGCGCGAGTTTCCGCTGCACTATCCCGACCTTGCTGCGCGTATCCACAGTTGCGCTCCCGATTCCTACCTTTGGGATGTGGCGGAAACCATCAAGGACGGCTCGGGCTTCCCCAAGCTGATCAACGACGAGGAAGTGGTTCCCTTGTATGTCTCCAAAGGCGCGACTTTTGCGGAGGCCTACGATTACGCTGTGTCCGGTTGCTCCGAGGCGCGCATGCCCAACCGCGACACCTACACTTCCGGCGGCGCGTACATCAATTTCGTGGCGGCGCTCGAAATGGCGCTACGCAATGGCAAGATGAAGAAGTATGGCGATATCCAGCTCGGCCTAGAAACCGGCGACCCCCTCGGCTTTGCCTGTTGGGAGGACCTCTGGGAAGCATACAAGGCACAGCACATCCACTTTCTGCGTGCCGCTTTCATCCAGCAGTACAATATCATCAATATCCGCCGCGAGACCTTTGCCCAGCCCATGGGTTCCGCCATCCATGACCTGTGCATGGAGCATTGCATGGACCTGCATCAGCAGAACCGCATCCCCGGCGGCATCAACCTGGGTTATTTTGAATACATCGGCCTCGGCACGGTGGTGGATTCTCTGGCGGCGATGAAGAAGCTCGTCTTTGAAGACAAGAAGCTGACCATGAAGCAGATTCTCGACGCCATGGAAGCCAACTTCGTGGGCTACGAAGACGTGGAGGCTCTGCTCCGTTCGGCCCCCTGCTTCGGCAACAACGACCCTTACGCGGACAGTATCGGTAAGGCCATCGACGAACTGTCCGTCAAGTACGCCAACAAGTACAACGCGTCTCTGGGCATCCACAACGACGTGCGCTACGTGCCCTTCACCTCCCACGTGCCCTTCGGTAAGGTCAGTTGCGCGACTCCCAACGGCCGCAGGGAGTACACGCCGTTGTCCGACGGTTCCTCGGCCTCCCACGGCGCGGACGTGAACGGCCCTTCGGCTGTCCTGCTGTCCAACTACTACACTAAGAATTATGGCATGCGCGACCGCGCGGCGCGTCTGTTGAACATCAAGTTCACCCCGAAATGCGTGGAAGGCGAGCAGGGCACCGAAAAACTCGTCTCCTTCATGCGTACCATCTGCGACCTGAAACTTTGGCACGCCCAGTTTAACGTGGTAAATCGTGACACCCTCATCGCAGCCAAGAAGGATCCGCAGAAATACCGCAACCTCATTGTGCGCATTGCTGGCTACAGCGCCTACTTCGTGGATCTGTCCCCCGACCTTCAGGACGACCTCATCGCCCGTACAGAGCACGACGCTCTCTAA
- a CDS encoding glycyl-radical enzyme activating protein: MSALEDKKKKGLVFNIQKYSVHDGPGIRTIVFLKGCPLSCRWCSNPESQRREPELAFNAGRCLTFAKCTRCLQACLRGAVLREADDSLRIDRSLCTGCPMNCAEACPSQGLIVYGQERSVDDVLKVVEQDAAFYTRSSGGLTLSGGEPLLQDEFALALLRDARRRRIKTAVETCGMVPWKTLEAAAPYLNYVLYDIKHMDSGVHKEQTGCSNATILDNFQKLAALDPDKPILARTPIIPGFNDSEAAINAIAEFIKPFPNVRYEMLPYHRLGTQKYHFLDRVPPMNDVTLDKSIMSSLRDIAKNVLGDRVEVVK; the protein is encoded by the coding sequence ATGAGCGCGCTTGAAGACAAAAAGAAGAAAGGTCTGGTGTTCAACATCCAGAAATATTCGGTCCATGACGGCCCAGGGATTCGGACCATCGTGTTTTTGAAGGGCTGTCCCTTGTCCTGCCGGTGGTGCAGCAATCCCGAGTCGCAGCGCCGCGAACCGGAGCTGGCTTTCAACGCCGGCCGTTGCCTGACCTTCGCCAAGTGCACGCGCTGCTTGCAAGCCTGCCTGCGCGGGGCGGTCCTCCGCGAGGCCGACGATTCCCTGCGCATCGACAGGTCGCTGTGCACCGGGTGTCCCATGAATTGCGCCGAGGCGTGCCCGTCCCAGGGCCTGATCGTTTACGGCCAGGAACGTAGCGTCGATGACGTGCTGAAGGTTGTCGAGCAGGACGCGGCCTTTTACACCCGGTCCAGCGGCGGTCTGACCCTCTCCGGCGGCGAGCCGCTTCTGCAAGACGAATTCGCGCTGGCTCTCTTGCGAGACGCCCGGCGGCGCAGGATCAAGACGGCGGTGGAGACCTGCGGCATGGTGCCGTGGAAAACGCTGGAGGCAGCCGCGCCGTATCTCAATTATGTTCTGTACGACATCAAACACATGGATAGCGGCGTGCACAAGGAGCAGACCGGGTGTTCCAACGCGACCATTCTGGATAATTTCCAAAAACTGGCCGCGCTCGATCCGGACAAACCGATTCTGGCCCGCACCCCGATCATCCCCGGCTTCAATGACTCGGAAGCAGCAATCAACGCCATCGCGGAATTCATAAAACCGTTCCCCAATGTGCGCTACGAGATGCTTCCCTACCATCGGCTCGGGACGCAGAAGTATCATTTTCTGGACCGGGTGCCGCCTATGAATGACGTAACTCTGGATAAATCCATCATGTCCAGCCTGCGTGACATCGCAAAAAATGTGCTCGGGGACAGGGTTGAGGTTGTTAAGTAG